A single window of Syntrophotalea acetylenica DNA harbors:
- a CDS encoding DUF4139 domain-containing protein has protein sequence MKSNQLSLGIFGALVAAGVLVAGTASARITELRSTLDDQQQVAVTIYNSDLALIKDVRQVALPAGESLLAWREVAAGMQPETALLRPLKDAGGLRVVEQSFDYDLLTPGKLLEKFVGRTVQVVRMHPTSGAETSETAQVLAANGGVVLRMGDRIETGIPGRLVYPDVPANLRDRPTLVVQVAADKGGTRDLELSYLTRGLSWQADYVAQLDARDEHLDLSGLVTLNNQSGATYEQARLQLVAGDVHRVGGQELDMRAFEERAVKVMAAAPAMAEEGLLDYHLYTLGRSTSIRENQVKQVALLNASGVPVSKEYLLRGADYYYRGRHGELGKKLKAAVYLEFTNSARAGLGMPLPKGILRVYKSDRAGNAQFVGEDRIDHTPKNEKVRLRLGDAFDVTADRTQTDYKKIAGGPSETVIETAWRIELKNAKEQAIRVKVEEPMPGDWQIVEQSHAHVKKDARTAAWEIAVPAEGRTVLTYRVRVRY, from the coding sequence ATGAAAAGTAACCAGCTCAGTTTGGGGATATTTGGCGCTTTAGTCGCAGCGGGAGTTCTGGTTGCAGGCACCGCATCAGCCCGGATTACGGAACTGCGCAGCACGCTTGATGATCAGCAACAGGTGGCGGTGACCATCTACAACAGCGATCTGGCCCTGATCAAGGATGTGCGGCAGGTGGCTTTACCCGCCGGCGAAAGCCTGTTGGCCTGGCGCGAGGTGGCTGCCGGCATGCAGCCGGAAACGGCTCTGCTGCGTCCGCTGAAAGACGCCGGCGGGTTACGGGTGGTGGAACAGAGCTTCGATTACGACCTGTTGACCCCGGGCAAGTTGCTGGAGAAATTTGTCGGCCGCACGGTGCAGGTTGTGCGTATGCATCCCACCTCCGGTGCCGAAACCTCCGAGACGGCACAGGTGCTGGCCGCCAACGGCGGCGTGGTGCTGCGCATGGGGGATCGCATCGAGACCGGCATCCCCGGCCGTCTGGTCTATCCCGATGTGCCGGCCAATCTGCGGGATCGCCCGACCCTGGTGGTGCAGGTGGCGGCGGATAAGGGCGGAACGCGTGATCTGGAGTTGAGCTATCTGACCAGGGGGTTGTCCTGGCAGGCGGATTATGTTGCGCAACTCGACGCCCGGGATGAACATCTTGACTTGTCCGGCCTGGTGACCCTGAACAACCAGAGCGGCGCCACCTATGAACAGGCTCGCCTGCAGCTGGTAGCCGGCGATGTCCATCGTGTCGGTGGGCAGGAACTGGACATGCGGGCATTCGAGGAGCGGGCTGTGAAGGTTATGGCCGCCGCTCCGGCCATGGCCGAGGAGGGTCTGCTCGATTACCACCTCTACACCCTCGGCCGCTCCACCTCTATCCGCGAAAACCAGGTCAAGCAGGTCGCTTTGCTGAATGCCTCCGGTGTTCCCGTATCCAAGGAGTACCTGTTGCGCGGCGCCGATTATTACTACCGCGGCCGTCACGGCGAACTCGGCAAGAAGCTCAAGGCGGCAGTGTATCTCGAATTTACCAACAGCGCCAGGGCCGGACTCGGAATGCCGCTGCCGAAAGGGATCCTTCGGGTTTACAAGAGCGACAGGGCCGGCAACGCCCAGTTCGTCGGTGAGGATCGTATCGACCATACTCCTAAAAATGAAAAAGTCCGGTTGCGTCTCGGCGATGCTTTCGACGTGACGGCCGATCGTACCCAGACCGATTACAAAAAAATAGCTGGCGGTCCGTCGGAGACCGTTATCGAAACGGCGTGGCGGATCGAACTGAAAAACGCCAAAGAGCAGGCGATCAGGGTCAAGGTCGAAGAGCCGATGCCCGGCGATTGGCAGATTGTTGAGCAAAGCCATGCCCACGTCAAAAAAGATGCCCGTACCGCTGCCTGGGAGATCGCGGTCCCGGCCGAAGGCAGGACCGTTCTGACCTATCGGGTGCGGGTACGGTACTGA
- a CDS encoding mechanosensitive ion channel, which yields MRGFLDAFMETLGQYLPSVLGALIILIGGWFLVMCVRKLFVRLLKKLRLDERISQKSGQELNVEGLLAGLVYYVLLLFVLLLTLEALGVSGVLDPVKEMFSSFMNILPNLLAAILIGVVGYVIAKILANAILVVGKGLDELASRAGLTDKIQLARLVSQIVFVLIFVPVLISAIGALKIEVISVPATEMLGILMAAIPDILAAAIILAVAYVVGRFVTNILAELLKNLGADALPEKIGARQLLGADRSFSRFCAAVAFFFIMLAATVSAAEKLSIGLLAGALDDLLSFAGQIALGMVILAVGNYLATLAYNALSRHPDNLNLAKIARLAILGLVLAMGLKAMGIADDIVNLAFGLTLGSVAVAVALSFGLGGREAAGRQMEYWLGRLRKEK from the coding sequence ATGAGAGGATTTCTCGACGCTTTTATGGAGACCCTGGGGCAATATCTGCCGAGCGTGCTGGGGGCATTGATCATCCTGATTGGCGGCTGGTTTCTGGTGATGTGCGTGCGGAAACTGTTTGTCCGGCTTTTGAAAAAACTCCGGCTGGATGAACGGATTTCCCAAAAATCAGGCCAGGAACTGAATGTGGAAGGTTTGCTGGCCGGGCTGGTTTATTATGTTCTTCTGCTGTTTGTTCTGCTGTTGACGCTGGAGGCTCTGGGCGTCAGCGGGGTGCTGGATCCTGTCAAGGAGATGTTCAGCAGTTTCATGAATATCCTGCCCAATCTGCTGGCAGCTATTCTCATCGGGGTGGTGGGCTACGTTATCGCAAAAATTCTTGCCAATGCCATTCTTGTGGTTGGCAAGGGCCTCGACGAGCTGGCGAGCCGTGCCGGATTGACGGACAAGATTCAACTGGCCAGACTTGTTTCACAGATCGTCTTTGTTCTGATTTTTGTGCCGGTGCTGATATCCGCCATCGGCGCACTCAAGATCGAGGTTATTTCGGTCCCGGCCACGGAGATGCTCGGTATCCTGATGGCGGCGATTCCCGACATTCTTGCAGCGGCCATAATCCTCGCCGTGGCCTACGTTGTCGGACGTTTTGTCACCAATATCCTGGCCGAACTGCTCAAAAATCTTGGTGCCGACGCCTTGCCGGAGAAAATAGGCGCCAGACAGCTGCTGGGGGCGGACCGCTCCTTCAGCCGGTTTTGCGCGGCGGTTGCGTTTTTCTTCATCATGTTGGCGGCGACGGTTTCCGCGGCTGAAAAACTGTCCATTGGCCTGCTGGCTGGCGCTCTGGACGATTTATTGAGCTTTGCCGGACAGATTGCCCTGGGCATGGTTATTCTCGCCGTGGGCAATTATCTTGCGACGCTGGCCTATAATGCGTTGAGCCGGCATCCGGACAATCTGAATCTGGCCAAGATCGCACGATTGGCCATTCTCGGCCTGGTGTTGGCGATGGGACTGAAGGCCATGGGGATAGCGGATGACATTGTTAATCTGGCCTTCGGGCTGACACTTGGTTCGGTAGCTGTTGCGGTGGCCCTCTCTTTTGGTCTGGGTGGTCGGGAAGCGGCTGGACGCCAGATGGAGTACTGGCTCGGCAGGCTGCGCAAGGAAAAATAA
- a CDS encoding ABC transporter ATP-binding protein: MMALLEIRDLYVDLGEFSLRGASLAVEKGKYCCLIGDSGAGKSILLETIIGSFNPLRGQILLHGQDITKWSPERRKMGIVYQDYMLFPHLNIFDNIAFGMKLQKMSRKQVKTKVCDISARLGIENLLHRDINTLSGGEQQRAALARALVADPKVLLLDEAFSALDVASRERMRSLLRQLVKDLDVTVLHVTHDMEDVWALADQVAVLHDGQILQTGSPEHVFNCPRPGFVAHFLGARNILQGRVLDCDPSGLTHIEAGKARFYSIDHAPVGQQILVSVRPEELGLAREQPRGTLRNHLPAEIVRMERRGPLVWVTGQADGFCLQAAVTVMGAREQDLKPGDTAIFSFSATSLRIIEQQKNAPSRILQDPPMAPRIIPQALVAD, encoded by the coding sequence ATGATGGCGTTGCTGGAGATCCGGGACCTGTATGTCGACCTGGGAGAATTCAGCCTGAGAGGTGCCAGCCTGGCTGTGGAGAAAGGCAAATACTGCTGCCTTATCGGTGACTCGGGGGCCGGGAAGAGCATCCTTCTGGAAACGATCATCGGCAGCTTCAATCCCCTGCGCGGCCAGATCCTGTTGCATGGGCAGGACATCACAAAATGGTCCCCGGAGCGGCGCAAGATGGGTATCGTATACCAGGACTACATGCTTTTTCCACATCTGAACATATTTGACAATATCGCCTTCGGCATGAAGCTGCAGAAAATGTCCCGAAAACAGGTAAAAACCAAGGTTTGCGACATCTCCGCCCGCCTCGGCATCGAAAACCTGCTGCACAGGGACATCAACACGCTGTCGGGAGGAGAACAGCAACGCGCCGCGCTTGCAAGGGCGCTTGTTGCCGATCCCAAGGTTTTGTTGTTGGATGAGGCCTTCAGCGCGCTGGACGTTGCCAGCCGGGAACGCATGCGCAGCCTGCTGCGCCAACTGGTCAAAGACCTCGACGTCACCGTCCTGCATGTCACCCACGACATGGAAGATGTCTGGGCCCTCGCCGACCAGGTGGCGGTTTTGCATGATGGGCAGATTCTGCAAACCGGCTCCCCCGAGCATGTTTTCAACTGCCCGCGCCCCGGCTTTGTTGCCCATTTTCTCGGTGCGCGCAACATACTGCAAGGCAGGGTGCTCGACTGTGACCCTTCGGGTCTGACGCACATCGAGGCTGGGAAGGCCCGGTTTTACAGCATTGACCACGCCCCGGTCGGACAGCAGATTCTGGTATCCGTGCGGCCCGAGGAACTGGGCCTGGCCAGAGAACAGCCACGTGGCACCTTGCGTAACCATCTGCCCGCCGAGATTGTTCGCATGGAACGACGCGGCCCACTGGTATGGGTAACAGGCCAGGCCGACGGATTCTGCCTGCAGGCCGCCGTCACAGTGATGGGTGCCCGTGAGCAGGATCTCAAACCGGGAGACACCGCTATATTTTCTTTTTCCGCAACCAGTTTGCGCATTATCGAGCAGCAAAAAAACGCTCCGTCCAGGATTTTACAGGATCCGCCGATGGCGCCGCGAATCATTCCACAGGCACTTGTGGCCGATTGA
- a CDS encoding ABC transporter permease: MANRLFKAGLTSITVLFVGMLLWAMLSLVFMPRWAEVLSSTLSEEMLYSIRLSLITSGISVAVVMILAISIGYVLARFQFPGHQLLRTVVDLPMAFPELVLGLCLLLLFGHDPVAGWLKQAGIDIVFSKTGIAIAQIFTAAPYATRVVYAAFRSISPRYELVARSLGCGQWAAFWRVTLPMARGGLFAGAVIAFARCMGCFGTVLILAGGTRMFTETLPITLYLNISYGNLAMAMTSGILLILISLAAIVVFEMLNREVVL; the protein is encoded by the coding sequence ATGGCGAATCGGCTTTTCAAGGCAGGTCTGACCAGCATTACCGTATTGTTTGTGGGCATGCTGCTGTGGGCCATGTTGTCCCTGGTTTTTATGCCCCGCTGGGCGGAGGTGCTCAGCAGCACCCTGTCGGAGGAAATGCTTTACAGTATCCGCCTGTCGCTGATTACCAGCGGCATTTCCGTGGCGGTGGTCATGATACTGGCGATCAGCATTGGCTACGTACTGGCGCGCTTTCAGTTCCCCGGCCATCAGCTGCTGCGCACCGTTGTTGATTTGCCAATGGCATTCCCTGAACTGGTGCTGGGACTTTGTTTGCTGCTGCTGTTCGGCCACGATCCCGTGGCCGGCTGGCTCAAGCAAGCCGGCATCGATATCGTGTTCAGCAAAACCGGCATCGCCATTGCGCAGATCTTCACCGCCGCGCCCTATGCGACGCGTGTGGTGTACGCCGCATTCCGCAGCATCAGTCCACGTTATGAACTGGTGGCCCGCAGCCTTGGCTGCGGGCAATGGGCGGCCTTCTGGCGCGTGACCCTGCCCATGGCCAGAGGCGGTCTGTTTGCCGGAGCGGTGATTGCATTTGCCCGGTGCATGGGCTGTTTCGGAACGGTTCTCATCCTGGCCGGCGGCACCCGCATGTTCACGGAAACGCTGCCGATCACTCTGTATCTGAACATCTCCTATGGCAATCTGGCCATGGCCATGACCTCGGGTATCCTGCTGATTCTGATTTCTCTGGCGGCTATCGTGGTTTTTGAGATGTTGAACCGTGAGGTGGTACTATGA
- the modA gene encoding molybdate ABC transporter substrate-binding protein produces the protein MRMKMWRTICLAVLLMMGSFGAPALAGQQPLTVYAGAGLMKPMDELKTQFEARYKIPVQLIYGGSGELFGMIATRKAGDVFIPGADKYNKDAVKQGLARAEGQKLLCYHVPVILVPAGNPAKIQSLRDLARPGVRVALADAKAAAIGKVGNEILTKNNLMETVAKNTVVRPSTTNQLLIYAATGQVDACIAWEDQATWGQARGKVDIVQIPAAQNSIKTIPASVVTYSQQADRAQAFIDYIASPEGKALWRKWGFPVARPE, from the coding sequence ATGCGTATGAAAATGTGGCGGACAATCTGCTTGGCAGTACTTCTGATGATGGGCAGCTTCGGCGCCCCGGCCCTGGCGGGCCAGCAGCCGCTCACGGTGTATGCCGGCGCTGGCCTGATGAAACCGATGGATGAACTCAAAACACAGTTCGAGGCACGCTACAAGATCCCTGTACAGTTGATCTATGGCGGCTCCGGCGAGCTGTTCGGGATGATTGCCACCCGCAAGGCAGGCGACGTTTTCATCCCCGGAGCGGACAAATACAACAAGGATGCCGTAAAGCAGGGGCTGGCCCGCGCAGAAGGACAAAAGTTGCTATGCTACCATGTGCCGGTCATCCTGGTACCGGCCGGCAATCCTGCAAAAATCCAATCGCTGCGGGATCTGGCCCGGCCCGGCGTGCGCGTTGCCCTGGCCGACGCCAAAGCTGCGGCCATCGGCAAAGTCGGCAACGAGATTCTGACCAAGAACAACCTTATGGAAACCGTTGCAAAAAATACCGTGGTTCGTCCCAGCACCACCAACCAGCTGCTGATTTATGCCGCCACCGGACAGGTGGATGCCTGCATCGCCTGGGAAGATCAGGCCACCTGGGGCCAGGCCAGGGGCAAGGTCGATATCGTGCAGATCCCCGCTGCCCAGAACAGCATCAAAACCATTCCCGCCTCCGTCGTGACCTATTCGCAACAAGCGGACCGGGCCCAGGCATTCATCGATTACATTGCATCGCCCGAGGGCAAGGCCCTGTGGCGCAAATGGGGCTTCCCTGTCGCCAGACCGGAGTGA
- a CDS encoding pyridoxal-phosphate-dependent aminotransferase family protein: MSKKLYIPGPVEVSADVLEVMATPMIGHRMKEYAVLHKEVVDGLKKLLNAPGPVFLSTSSAFGVMEGAVRNLVQKRCACFANGAFSKKWYDVTLRCGLEADVFSAEWGQPVTAAMVDEALSTGKYDAMTLVHNETSTGVMSPLEEIAAVMQKYPDVSFIVDTVSSMSAVPIDVTALGIDVCLAGVQKAFALPPGLAVFAVSRKALDKARTTPNRGYYFDFEEFEKNDEKNNTPSTPCISMIFALRHQLQKMFAEGLENRYARHRLMADTTRAWALKQGFGLYAAEGARSQTLTAVANDGRTDVARLKELLGERGYAMDGGYGKIKNTTFRIPHMGDMTMADMEEYFALLEELLPQVRA, encoded by the coding sequence ATGAGCAAGAAACTCTATATCCCCGGACCCGTTGAAGTGAGTGCCGACGTTCTGGAAGTCATGGCCACCCCCATGATCGGCCACCGCATGAAAGAGTACGCCGTCCTGCACAAAGAAGTCGTCGACGGCCTTAAAAAACTGCTGAATGCCCCCGGACCGGTTTTTCTGTCCACATCCAGCGCCTTCGGCGTTATGGAGGGTGCGGTCCGTAACCTGGTGCAAAAACGCTGCGCCTGTTTCGCCAACGGCGCATTCAGCAAGAAGTGGTACGACGTTACCCTGCGCTGTGGCCTCGAAGCCGACGTATTCAGCGCCGAATGGGGGCAACCGGTAACCGCGGCGATGGTTGACGAGGCCCTGTCTACCGGCAAATACGACGCCATGACCCTGGTTCACAACGAAACTTCCACAGGAGTCATGTCACCTCTTGAGGAGATTGCCGCGGTGATGCAGAAATACCCCGATGTCTCCTTCATCGTGGATACCGTCTCCTCCATGAGCGCCGTCCCCATCGACGTCACCGCCCTGGGCATCGATGTCTGCCTGGCCGGCGTACAGAAGGCCTTCGCCCTGCCGCCGGGACTGGCCGTGTTCGCCGTCAGCCGCAAGGCCCTGGACAAGGCGCGCACCACTCCCAACCGGGGCTACTATTTCGATTTCGAGGAATTCGAAAAGAACGACGAGAAAAACAACACCCCCAGCACGCCCTGCATCAGCATGATCTTCGCCCTGCGCCACCAGTTGCAGAAAATGTTCGCCGAGGGCCTGGAAAACCGCTACGCACGCCACCGCCTGATGGCCGACACCACCCGCGCCTGGGCCCTGAAGCAGGGCTTTGGGCTGTATGCCGCCGAAGGCGCTCGCTCCCAGACCTTGACCGCCGTCGCCAACGACGGCCGCACCGATGTGGCCCGTCTCAAGGAACTGCTCGGTGAACGCGGCTATGCCATGGACGGCGGCTACGGCAAGATCAAAAATACGACATTCCGCATCCCGCACATGGGCGACATGACCATGGCCGACATGGAAGAATATTTTGCGCTGCTTGAGGAACTGCTGCCCCAGGTGCGCGCCTGA
- the groES gene encoding co-chaperone GroES — translation MNIRPLRDRIIVERTEEETTTAGGLIIPDSAKEKPQQGVVKAVGKGKVLEDGTVLPMDIKVGDRVLFGKYAGSEIKIDGKEYQIMREDDILGILE, via the coding sequence ATGAACATCAGACCTTTGCGTGATCGTATCATCGTGGAACGGACCGAAGAGGAAACCACCACCGCCGGTGGCCTCATTATTCCTGACTCCGCCAAGGAAAAACCCCAGCAGGGTGTCGTCAAGGCCGTAGGCAAGGGCAAGGTGCTCGAAGATGGCACCGTGCTTCCCATGGACATCAAGGTCGGCGACCGCGTTCTGTTTGGCAAATACGCCGGCAGCGAGATCAAGATCGACGGCAAGGAATATCAGATCATGCGTGAAGACGATATTCTCGGTATTCTCGAGTAA
- the groL gene encoding chaperonin GroEL (60 kDa chaperone family; promotes refolding of misfolded polypeptides especially under stressful conditions; forms two stacked rings of heptamers to form a barrel-shaped 14mer; ends can be capped by GroES; misfolded proteins enter the barrel where they are refolded when GroES binds) — translation MSAKEIKFGQDARALILSGVNQLADAVKVTLGPKGRNVVIDRSFGAPLITKDGVSVAKEIELENKFENMGAQLVKEVASKTSDVAGDGTTTATVLAQAIYREGVKLVTAGHNPMEIKRGIDKAVESAVAYLKELSKPIKDHKEIAQVGTISANSDKTIGDIIAEAMEKVGKEGVITVEEAKAMETSLETVEGMQFDRGYLSPYFVTDAERMEVVMEDALILIHDKKISNMRDMINVLEAVAKQGRPLLIIAEDIEGEALATLVVNKLRGTLNVAAVKAPGFGDRRKAMLEDIAILTGGKVISEEVGFKLENATIDMLGNAKRIVIDKENTTIIDGAGSEADIQGRVKQIRAQIEETKSDYDREKLQERLAKLVGGVAVVKVGAATETEMKEKKARVEDALHATRAAVEEGIVPGGGVALIRCIKALEALDLPGEQKFGVNIVKRAMEEPLRQISANAGAEGSIVVNQVRGGEDTFGFNAASDEYCDMLEAGIIDPTKVVRSALQNASSVSGLMLTTEACVAELPKEEAGGMPGGMPGGMGGMGGMGGMM, via the coding sequence ATGTCTGCCAAGGAAATCAAATTCGGACAGGATGCCCGCGCTCTGATTCTCAGCGGTGTCAATCAGTTGGCCGATGCTGTTAAAGTTACTCTCGGCCCCAAGGGTCGTAATGTCGTCATCGACCGTTCGTTCGGCGCTCCCCTGATTACCAAAGACGGCGTTTCCGTCGCCAAGGAAATTGAACTGGAAAACAAGTTCGAAAACATGGGTGCCCAGCTTGTCAAGGAAGTCGCTTCCAAGACCTCCGATGTCGCCGGTGACGGTACCACCACCGCGACCGTTCTGGCCCAGGCCATTTATCGCGAAGGGGTCAAGCTGGTGACCGCGGGCCACAATCCCATGGAAATCAAGCGCGGCATCGACAAGGCGGTTGAGTCTGCCGTAGCTTACCTGAAGGAACTGTCCAAGCCGATCAAGGATCACAAGGAAATCGCACAGGTCGGTACCATCTCCGCCAATAGCGATAAAACCATCGGTGACATCATCGCCGAAGCCATGGAAAAAGTCGGCAAGGAAGGCGTCATCACCGTCGAAGAAGCCAAAGCCATGGAAACCAGCCTTGAAACCGTGGAGGGCATGCAGTTCGACCGTGGTTACCTGTCTCCCTACTTCGTGACCGACGCCGAGCGCATGGAAGTGGTCATGGAAGACGCTCTGATCCTGATTCATGACAAGAAGATCAGCAACATGCGCGACATGATCAACGTCCTCGAGGCTGTTGCCAAACAGGGCCGTCCGCTGCTGATCATCGCCGAGGACATCGAGGGTGAAGCCCTGGCCACCCTGGTGGTCAACAAACTCCGCGGCACCCTCAACGTTGCTGCCGTCAAGGCTCCCGGCTTCGGCGATCGCCGCAAGGCCATGCTTGAGGACATCGCTATTCTCACCGGTGGCAAGGTGATTTCCGAGGAAGTCGGCTTCAAGCTGGAGAATGCCACCATCGACATGCTCGGCAACGCCAAACGGATCGTCATCGACAAGGAAAACACCACCATCATCGATGGCGCCGGCAGCGAAGCGGACATTCAGGGCCGGGTCAAGCAGATCCGTGCCCAGATCGAAGAGACCAAGAGCGATTACGATCGCGAAAAACTGCAGGAGCGCCTGGCCAAGCTGGTTGGCGGCGTTGCCGTGGTCAAGGTCGGTGCCGCTACCGAAACCGAGATGAAGGAGAAAAAGGCCCGTGTCGAAGACGCCCTGCACGCAACCCGCGCGGCCGTCGAAGAGGGCATCGTCCCCGGAGGCGGGGTGGCCCTGATCCGCTGCATCAAGGCACTCGAAGCCCTTGACCTGCCTGGTGAGCAGAAATTCGGTGTCAATATCGTCAAGCGCGCCATGGAAGAACCCCTGCGCCAGATTTCGGCCAACGCCGGAGCCGAGGGCTCCATTGTGGTCAATCAGGTCCGCGGCGGCGAAGATACCTTCGGCTTCAATGCGGCCAGCGACGAGTATTGCGATATGCTCGAAGCCGGCATTATCGACCCCACCAAGGTGGTGCGCAGCGCCCTGCAGAACGCCTCTTCGGTGTCCGGCCTGATGCTGACCACCGAAGCCTGCGTTGCCGAGCTTCCCAAGGAAGAAGCTGGCGGCATGCCTGGTGGTATGCCCGGCGGCATGGGCGGCATGGGTGGCATGGGCGGCATGATGTAA
- a CDS encoding DUF814 domain-containing protein codes for MSKALGLFSGGLDSTLAALTLKRQGVAVTGIVFVTPFFGAERARQAARQIDIPLIVENIGDIHLDMLKKPRYGYGRNLNPCIDCHALMFRLAARHVQSGEFDFLFSGEVLGQRPMSQNYNALQAVAKHAGCADIILRPLCARLLPPTAMEEQGLVAREKLLDIQGRSRKRQEDYARQWDLHEYPGSGGGCLLTEKSFTGKLRDLLEHQPECTVQDIEILKLGRQFRLSCSAKLTLGRNQEDNENLQAAARPGYILMHAPEFRGPTGLISGNPTPNDLLLAAAIVAGYGKGRDQMQVTVRLFHDGEERLMSVAPMSQDRSVLLQVL; via the coding sequence ATGAGTAAAGCTCTCGGTCTTTTTTCCGGGGGGCTCGACAGCACCCTTGCGGCCCTGACCCTCAAACGCCAGGGCGTCGCGGTCACCGGCATCGTATTCGTGACCCCCTTTTTCGGCGCGGAGCGGGCCCGACAGGCCGCCCGCCAGATCGATATTCCACTGATCGTCGAAAACATCGGCGACATCCACCTGGATATGCTGAAAAAACCCCGCTACGGCTACGGCAGAAATCTCAATCCCTGCATCGATTGCCACGCCCTGATGTTCCGACTGGCGGCGCGCCATGTCCAAAGTGGTGAATTTGATTTTCTATTTTCCGGGGAAGTTCTCGGCCAGCGCCCCATGAGCCAGAACTACAATGCCCTTCAGGCCGTCGCCAAACATGCCGGCTGCGCCGACATCATTCTGCGCCCCTTGTGCGCCCGGCTTCTGCCGCCAACCGCAATGGAGGAACAGGGTCTGGTTGCCCGTGAAAAGCTTCTCGACATCCAGGGCCGTTCCCGCAAGCGCCAGGAGGACTATGCCCGGCAATGGGACCTGCATGAATATCCCGGATCCGGGGGCGGTTGCCTTTTAACGGAAAAGTCCTTTACCGGCAAACTGCGGGACCTGCTGGAACATCAACCCGAATGCACCGTACAGGATATCGAAATCCTTAAACTCGGTCGACAGTTTCGCCTCTCCTGCTCGGCGAAGCTGACCTTGGGGCGCAACCAGGAAGACAATGAAAACCTGCAGGCCGCCGCCCGTCCGGGTTATATCCTGATGCATGCCCCGGAGTTTCGCGGCCCGACCGGTCTGATCAGCGGCAACCCGACACCAAACGACCTGTTGCTGGCGGCCGCCATCGTCGCCGGCTACGGCAAAGGCCGCGACCAGATGCAGGTAACTGTGCGCCTGTTCCACGATGGCGAAGAACGCCTGATGAGCGTTGCCCCCATGAGTCAGGATCGCAGCGTTCTGCTGCAGGTGCTCTGA
- the moaA gene encoding GTP 3',8-cyclase MoaA, with protein MKKSKNILQDNYGRTIEYLRLSVTDRCNLRCRYCMPASGVETIDHADILSYEEMLRVVAVAIRCGVKKIRVTGGEPLVRKGIVEFIRDMSDLSKKIEITLTTNGILLADMAADLRKAGLSRVNVSLDTLREDRFLEITRRAGLQKVIDGLHAAEAVGLTPLKINMVPIRGVNDDEIADFARLTLDQPWEVRFIEFMPVSDGLDYTPDNMFPAADIIKALENVGKLVSELRQGPAGPARMFHFPDSPGHIGVIPAVSEHFCGECNRMRITADGRIRPCLFSTEEIDLRGALRRNASDAELEAILRNAACAKPERHHIGEKDFRQGKRRMHGIGG; from the coding sequence GTGAAAAAGAGCAAAAACATATTGCAGGACAACTATGGGCGCACCATAGAGTATCTGCGGCTGTCGGTGACCGACCGGTGCAATCTGCGCTGTCGTTACTGCATGCCGGCCAGCGGGGTTGAGACCATCGACCATGCCGATATCCTCTCCTACGAGGAAATGTTGCGCGTGGTGGCGGTGGCGATTCGCTGCGGGGTCAAAAAAATTCGTGTGACCGGCGGCGAGCCGCTGGTGCGCAAGGGCATCGTCGAGTTCATCCGTGATATGTCCGATCTTTCCAAAAAAATTGAAATCACCCTCACCACCAACGGCATCCTGCTGGCGGACATGGCGGCGGACCTGCGCAAGGCCGGTCTGAGTCGGGTCAATGTCAGTCTCGATACGTTGCGGGAGGATCGGTTTTTGGAGATCACCCGTCGTGCCGGGCTGCAGAAAGTCATCGATGGCTTGCATGCGGCGGAGGCCGTTGGTCTTACGCCCCTTAAAATCAATATGGTTCCGATTCGCGGAGTCAACGATGATGAAATTGCCGATTTTGCCCGTCTGACCCTCGATCAGCCGTGGGAAGTCCGTTTCATTGAGTTCATGCCGGTCAGCGACGGTCTGGATTATACACCGGACAACATGTTCCCGGCCGCCGATATCATCAAGGCGCTGGAAAATGTCGGCAAGCTGGTTTCCGAGTTGCGGCAAGGCCCGGCTGGCCCGGCCCGCATGTTTCATTTTCCCGACAGTCCGGGTCATATCGGTGTGATTCCGGCGGTTTCCGAGCATTTCTGTGGCGAATGCAACCGCATGCGCATCACGGCCGATGGGCGCATCCGACCCTGCCTGTTTTCCACTGAGGAAATCGATCTGCGCGGTGCCTTGCGTCGCAACGCCAGCGATGCGGAACTCGAGGCAATTCTTCGCAACGCCGCCTGCGCCAAACCCGAACGCCATCACATCGGGGAAAAGGACTTCCGTCAGGGCAAGCGCCGTATGCACGGCATCGGCGGCTGA